Below is a genomic region from Meleagris gallopavo isolate NT-WF06-2002-E0010 breed Aviagen turkey brand Nicholas breeding stock chromosome 5, Turkey_5.1, whole genome shotgun sequence.
AGCCCAAGAGTGAGCAATTAGGCTGCTCAAATGGTGTGTGCTGTGAAAGGCTCCACTAGGAGATACCTTCTAATCACACTCGCCTGGGGAGTGCTAGAGAAAGGAGGATGCTGCCTTGACAAACTGGAGTTGCCTAAAAGAACATGCAGGTAGGCTGTGGAAGTGATAGTAAATGTTTCTGCTGCTATATTTGAAAAGATTATGCTGTGGGATGTCACTTGGTAGGAAGGAGGCAGCGCACTCTGAAATCTCAAATTTCAGAGTCCCAGGCCAAATGTGGATGATTGTTTGTGGGTCTTTAATGACAACGGGCTCTCTTTCTTCTATATCTGTGTCCCAAAGTGCCACGGGATGCTAAATTTGAAGGATTTTTTGGCACTCAGAGTTTTCTTGAGAAGGAGCTGGTTTGAGTCCTTGGGTGTAAGCATGCCCTAGGCCACTTACACAGACTTTGTAGTAAAAATTCGTAAGTATTTTGATTATGGGTTTTCAACTCATAGGGCTTATTAGCCTTGTCTGTGTGGTTTGAATCAGATTACACTGAGCAACTGAGTAATGGCAGGCAGCGCTGCCATGCCCTGCTTCCTTAGCAGGGATGCAGCATCTGTCCCTAGCTTGCTGAAGTGGCCCAGTGACTTGACCAGCACTGAGGATGGATGGAGCACTGGAAGCGCACTGGAAGTGGGCAACAAATAGGCTCAGCTGGGAAGCTCTTCCAGGTGTCTTTGCATCCTGCCCGTAGGTATGTGTTTGATGCTTTGAATACTCAGAATGGTGCCTCTAGATGTCTATATGTGACAAGCTATGTTGTTCTGGCAGCAACGTACTTGGTTACTGGTGAGGATGGGACCGTGTTGCTGGTGAGAGTAGTGTCAGGGCTGCTAGGGGCTCCCAGCCTCCTGCCATGCCCCTCTTGATTCTCTTACCTGGACTTGTGCGTCTCATTGCAGCTtgatgaggaagaggagaggaggaaaaggcgccgggagaaaaacaaagtagcAGCAGCGCGATGTCGTAACAAGAAGAAGGAGAGGACGGAGTTTCTGCAGCGGGTGGGTGCCCTGACTTGGAGGTGGACTTGGGGCAGAGGGCTCTGATATCTCTTTGTAtctgtgctggagcaggagcaCTGTGTGAGTGTGGCACAGGATGGCTGGATGCCCGCTGGCCCCGTGCCCAAATTCCAGGAGGTTTCCTCATTCAGAGGCCAGATGCCCTCTGGTGGTGGCATTAAGGttgaatgtcagggggaagttctttacagaaggAGTGGtgtggtgctggaacaggctgcccagagaggttgtggatgtcccgtccctagaggtattcaaggccagattggatgaggctctgggcagcctggtctagtattaaatggggaggttggtggccttgcatgtggtaggggggttggagattcatgatccttgaggtcctttccaaccctggccattctgtgattctgtagccTCTAGACAAAAACCACTTCTAGCACCTTGCTTTTTGGTAAGGCGGGTGGGATACGGCCAAACGACATGGCTGTATCATTTCACAAGGGTAGGTCTTTGCAGACAGAGAGACAAaccttttaaaatttgaaaatgcagGTTCATTTCCCAACATCTTCCCAGCTTGTGGAAAGCAGCCAGGCATGGGGCTGCTGTAGTGCAGCAGAGCCCTGTCCGAGGAGATAGCTCTATTTCCTTAACCTGACATAAGATAATAGACTGGGTAGGAGCTGCTCGGAGAAGCCCGAAGTCTTGGCATGTCTTCAGGCTGCTCCTTTACAGCAAGGGCCGAGTAGTGGTGGCTTGCTGGCAAGTATTTCTCTTTGCACCTTGTCCTCGTGGAGCAGtcacatgtggttgtgtttCTGCCATGTTAGGAGTCTGAGCGCCTGGAGCTCATGAATGCTGAACTGAAGGCCCAGATAGAAGAGCTGAAACAAGAGAGGCAGCAGCTGATCCTGATGCTGAACCGGCACCGTCCCACCTGCATCGTTCGGACAGACAGCATCAAGACGCCCGAGAGTGAAGCCAACccgctgctggagcagctggagaagaAGTGAAGGTGGCACTGGAGGAGGAGACCAGCGCGGGGTCTTCCGGGGTCTCTAATGTATGTATCGTATGAAGAACTGCGCACCGAGGCTTGGTGCATCCAGGACCCGATGGGCTTCCTTGGGAACTATGGACCAAAAAAAATTTGGGGACAGAGAAGATTGGGAATCTGTCAAATGTCTACTCCGTGGCTGAAcccaggagcagggctggtggCATGGGTGAGGGCAACCTCTGCGTGATACCTCATCACAGCCCTTCAGCCTGTTTGTGGCCCTGGGGACCCACGGCGCACAGCGAAGGAGGAGGCGGGAGAAGACCTCCCACTCGGCCCTCTTCCCCACAGCCCTCAGAGCGCCCGTGGGGCGCAGGGACGTGGCCTGCCGGAGCCATCCCCAGAGGCTGCTGCCGCTCCCGGCGCACACTCGGCACGGAACCCAGCTGCAGAACCGCAGACACTTGACGCGCCCCGTCCGGTGGCAGGCCCGTCGGGGCCCGGTGGCGCAGGCGCCCCCCACAAGCACACTCTCAGTATAATGTTTACAGCCCAGCTGTCCGTGTCGGCCGTGCTTTTGAATGCacatttttacactttttttaaagatattttttacaAAGTTTTTATACGGCGATCTCTATATGGATTTATATAATCACTAGATGTGATCCCATAGAAATGTATGTTACGATGGTCTGTTTGTTACAAACGCATATGCCGCAGTTATCTCCATTGTGTTACCTGTCTGGCAGTgggctccttcccccagcaCGCTGGGATGGGGGCCCAGCAgccctctgcagtgctgccgCTGCCGCCTCCATCCATGTATGTCCTTCATAATATTCAGTTCTGTATCTCCCAGTAAATGTTACCTTTATGTACTTCGCCCTCCTGTGCTCTGTCTGGATCGGGCTGTGGTGGGCTTTGGCTGGAGCTCAGCCCCATGATGGCAATCATGGGGTTTCTGACTGTGCTGGCCATATGGGAGGCTGATCCCAGAGCTGTTTTGGCGTTAGCTGTATTGAGGGCATTCATCTAGGGAAGCTGAGAACGTCAGAGGTGGCTCTGATGGCTGTTAGTCAAGCAGTAGCCTGGTGCTGTACCTTAATGGGCAGGCAGGACATGATTTGCAGGCAGGAAATGCAAAGGTGGAAGATGTGGGAGACGATCTCGTCCTTGCCTCTTCCTGGGTTCAGCCATAAGTACCAAGCTTGAGCCCCTTTAGGGAAGACAGAGAGGAAGGGTAGCTGTCGCAGTGGTGGTGATCCCTTTGGAAAGAAGGCAGAATACAGGTCCTGTGGGCCTCCGCTGGGTCCCAGCTTTCTGAGAAACCTGAGCCCTgccagtgctgagcacagagatGTGCAGGATAGAAGGTAATCAGCCAAGTGGCACTCAGGTTCTAGGACAAAAGGGCTCACTGGGACTGAAGGAGTTGGTATCCTCAG
It encodes:
- the JDP2 gene encoding jun dimerization protein 2; the encoded protein is MMPGQIPDPSLTAGALPGLGPLTGLPGTALTAEELKYADIRNIGAMISPLHFLEVKLGKRPQPVKSELDEEEERRKRRREKNKVAAARCRNKKKERTEFLQRESERLELMNAELKAQIEELKQERQQLILMLNRHRPTCIVRTDSIKTPESEANPLLEQLEKK